A single genomic interval of Gossypium raimondii isolate GPD5lz chromosome 11, ASM2569854v1, whole genome shotgun sequence harbors:
- the LOC105803768 gene encoding peroxidase 72, with protein sequence MAHSMGFITVLSLLAIVPLCLSGKTYGGGGYLYPQFYDHSCPKAQEIVKHSVAKAVAEDPRMAASLLRLHFHDCFVKGCDASVLLDSSGTIISEKRSNPNRDSARGFEVIDEIKAAIEKECPHTVSCADIMALAARDSTVLTGGPNWDVPLGRRDSRDASLSGSNNNIPAPNNTFQTILTKFKLQGLDIVDLVALSGSHTIGNARCTSFRQRLYNQAGNGKPDYTFDQSYAAHLRTHCPKSGGDQNLFFLDFVSPVKFDNSYFKNLLAYKGLLSSDEVLFTKNAESRELVKTYAYNQELFFQQFAKSMIKMGNISPLTGYKGEIRKYCRKVNAY encoded by the exons ATGGCTCATTCTATGGGCTTTATCACAGTTCTTtctcttcttgccattgttcccCTTTGTTTGTCAGGCAAGACATATGGAGGAGGAGGGTACCTCTACCCTCAGTTTTACGATCATTCATGTCCGAAAGCTCAAGAGATTGTGAAACACTCTGTAGCTAAAGCTGTCGCGGAGGATCCTCGTATGGCTGCTTCATTGCTAAGGCTACACTTCCATGACTGCTTTGTCAAG GGTTGTGATGCATCAGTCTTGCTAGATAGCAGTGGGACTATAATTAGCGAAAAGAGGTCGAACCCTAACCGTGATTCGGCTAGGGGATTCGAAGTCATAGATGAGATCAAAGCTGCAATAGAGAAAGAGTGTCCTCATACGGTATCATGTGCTGATATTATGGCACTGGCTGCTAGAGATTCTACTGTTCTT ACTGGAGGACCTAATTGGGATGTCCCTCTTGGAAGAAGGGACTCCAGAGATGCAAGCTTGAGTGGCTCTAACAACAATATCCCTGCCCCAAACAACACATTCCAAACAATTCTCACCAAGTTCAAGCTACAAGGCCTCGACATCGTCGATCTCGTAGCACTTTCCG GGAGCCACACAATAGGAAATGCTCGATGCACCAGCTTCAGGCAGAGGCTTTACAACCAAGCAGGCAATGGAAAACCAGACTACACATTTGACCAATCATATGCCGCACATTTGCGCACCCATTGTCCAAAATCAGGTGGTGACCAGAACCTGTTTTTCTTGGATTTTGTGAGCCCTGTGAAGTTTGATAACAGCTACTTCAAGAACTTGTTGGCCTACAAGGGTCTGCTCAGCTCTGACGAAGTTTTGTTCACTAAAAATGCTGAATCAAGGGAGTTGGTGAAGACATACGCTTACAACCAGGAACTGTTCTTTCAACAATTTGCCAAGTCCATGATTAAGATGGGAAATATCTCACCATTGACAGGCTACAAGGGTGAGATCAGAAAGTATTGCAGGAAGGTTAATGCTTATTAA